A window of Parasynechococcus marenigrum WH 8102 contains these coding sequences:
- a CDS encoding HEPN domain-containing protein, with product MTPRVDAWMRQANSDWAVAELTAQQGFHSQACYHYCQAAEKALKALLISLGSLPPYSHALDRLVDSVEPEGVDVSPIRTVRLKALSRMDTETRYLSDNEAPADRYDAEDSAQARTAASQVMAFTQATIKPWARYLEDTHTAYTRVRAS from the coding sequence ATGACCCCTCGCGTTGATGCCTGGATGCGACAGGCCAACAGCGATTGGGCCGTGGCCGAACTCACCGCCCAACAAGGCTTTCACAGCCAGGCCTGTTACCACTACTGCCAGGCCGCTGAAAAAGCGCTGAAGGCCCTGTTGATTTCGCTTGGCTCCCTGCCGCCTTACAGCCATGCGCTGGATCGCCTGGTCGACAGCGTGGAACCAGAAGGGGTCGACGTGTCGCCCATCCGGACTGTGCGGCTCAAGGCGTTGAGCCGTATGGACACTGAAACGCGCTATCTAAGCGATAACGAGGCACCCGCCGATCGTTACGACGCTGAGGACAGCGCGCAGGCACGGACTGCCGCCTCGCAGGTGATGGCATTCACCCAGGCGACCATCAAACCTTGGGCACGATATTTAGAAGATACTCATACTGCATATACACGAGTTCGTGCGTCTTAA
- a CDS encoding DUF3119 family protein, with protein MSSTPTSVTLKPDARLPLLVVVFGAALLPLPLHPWPTLVVVLFGVFLLIQTASLRLEFEERALIVWQNSRELRRFPYDQWLTWRLFAPWLPGLLYFRETQSIHFLPILFSPKELREQLELRVGALEVPASNDD; from the coding sequence ATGAGCTCAACCCCCACAAGCGTCACCCTGAAACCGGATGCACGGCTTCCGTTGCTGGTGGTGGTCTTCGGTGCTGCGCTGCTGCCACTGCCGCTGCATCCCTGGCCCACGCTGGTGGTGGTGCTGTTCGGGGTGTTTCTGCTGATCCAAACCGCAAGCCTGCGGCTGGAGTTTGAAGAGCGGGCCTTGATCGTGTGGCAGAACAGCCGGGAGCTGCGCCGCTTCCCCTACGACCAATGGCTCACCTGGCGGCTGTTTGCCCCCTGGCTGCCGGGACTGCTCTATTTCCGCGAAACCCAGAGCATTCATTTCCTGCCGATCCTGTTCAGCCCGAAAGAGCTGCGGGAGCAACTCGAGTTGCGGGTGGGTGCGCTGGAAGTGCCGGCCAGCAACGATGACTGA
- a CDS encoding nucleotidyltransferase domain-containing protein, protein MTVADIRRRKQAERLKGLHQHASLVLAEHPGGSLWLFGSWARGDWDGFSDVDVLAVAPSRGEANRLAEAVLEAGMADDVLALTAQEWQQRRTGDDPYWSAIGRDALRLNQP, encoded by the coding sequence ATGACGGTTGCTGACATCCGCCGCCGCAAGCAGGCCGAGCGGCTCAAAGGGCTGCATCAGCATGCAAGCCTCGTGCTAGCCGAACATCCCGGCGGCAGCCTATGGCTGTTCGGATCCTGGGCCCGGGGGGACTGGGATGGCTTTTCGGATGTGGACGTGCTGGCCGTTGCCCCCAGCCGAGGGGAAGCCAATCGCCTGGCGGAGGCTGTTCTCGAGGCTGGAATGGCCGACGACGTGCTGGCTCTCACCGCTCAGGAATGGCAGCAGCGCCGAACCGGTGACGATCCGTACTGGAGCGCCATCGGCCGGGATGCCCTGCGCCTGAACCAGCCATGA
- a CDS encoding DUF3086 domain-containing protein, with translation MERMAADAMSDDNDLTPQEPEAQPSPTEAPAEANPVMELALKDLQQRRDALEAEINELSKRKQQLESELTASFAGQSDAIARRVKGFQEYLGGALQDLVQSVESLELVVQPMVVKPSPLDQQADNGSASGSPEAAPAATAAVADTFRPDEDLIRAALERFLKQPDVYADPWNLRRSVDAKDIALLEDWFFNQGGRGAQPSRGTRPRNILASAALIAIIGELYGDQFQCLVLAGGPERLGEWRRGLQDALGLGREDFGPSSGIVLFERPEALVERADRLEERGEVPLILIDAAERSVDIPVLQFPLWLAFAAGPGERLDDDNLL, from the coding sequence ATGGAGCGCATGGCCGCTGACGCAATGTCTGACGACAACGACCTGACCCCGCAGGAGCCCGAGGCCCAGCCCTCACCGACAGAAGCCCCAGCAGAGGCCAACCCGGTGATGGAGCTGGCGCTGAAGGACCTGCAGCAACGCCGTGACGCCCTGGAGGCGGAGATCAACGAACTCTCCAAGCGCAAGCAACAGCTGGAGAGCGAACTGACAGCCAGCTTCGCTGGCCAGTCCGATGCGATCGCCAGGCGCGTGAAGGGTTTCCAGGAGTACCTGGGCGGCGCCCTGCAGGACCTAGTACAGAGCGTGGAAAGCCTGGAGCTTGTGGTGCAGCCGATGGTGGTGAAGCCCTCGCCGTTGGACCAGCAAGCCGACAACGGCAGTGCATCAGGGAGTCCGGAAGCCGCGCCAGCAGCGACAGCAGCGGTGGCCGACACCTTCCGCCCCGATGAAGATCTGATCCGTGCCGCCCTGGAGCGTTTCCTCAAGCAGCCGGATGTGTATGCCGATCCTTGGAATCTGCGCCGCAGCGTCGATGCCAAAGACATCGCCCTGCTGGAGGACTGGTTCTTCAATCAAGGCGGACGCGGCGCGCAGCCGAGCCGCGGCACCCGGCCCCGCAACATCCTGGCCAGCGCGGCATTAATTGCCATCATCGGCGAGCTTTACGGCGATCAATTCCAGTGCCTGGTGCTGGCCGGGGGGCCCGAACGGCTGGGGGAATGGCGACGGGGCCTGCAGGATGCCCTTGGCCTGGGCCGGGAAGACTTCGGCCCCAGCAGCGGCATCGTGCTGTTCGAGCGCCCGGAAGCCCTGGTGGAACGGGCCGATCGCCTGGAGGAACGGGGCGAAGTGCCGCTGATCCTGATCGATGCGGCCGAGCGCAGTGTGGACATCCCCGTGCTTCAGTTCCCCCTCTGGTTGGCCTTCGCGGCCGGACCGGGTGAACGCCTCGACGACGACAATCTGCTGTAG
- a CDS encoding MlaE family ABC transporter permease, with protein sequence MSSPRWLKRLGASLLIGGQAVTATLRGRINTVDLQDQLMEAGPGTLLIVLIISIAAGSVFNIQVAAELTRQGAGSTVGGILAIGLAREIAPLLTSCLLAGKVATAYAAQLGTMKVTEQIDAITMLRTDPVEYLVVPRMIAMVVMAPVQCFFFFLMAVWSGQITSTALYNIPPAVFWTSVRTWMDPTDLPFMLVKALVFGLIIAVIACGWGLTTKGGPKEVGTSTTGAVVMILILVAIMDVVLTQVLFGA encoded by the coding sequence ATGAGCTCTCCCCGCTGGCTGAAACGACTGGGCGCCAGCCTGTTGATCGGTGGCCAGGCCGTGACGGCCACCCTGCGGGGGCGGATCAACACCGTGGATCTGCAGGATCAGTTGATGGAGGCGGGTCCCGGCACCCTGCTGATCGTGCTGATCATCTCGATCGCCGCCGGTTCGGTGTTCAACATCCAGGTGGCCGCCGAACTCACCCGCCAGGGGGCCGGATCAACGGTGGGCGGCATCCTGGCCATTGGCCTGGCCCGGGAGATTGCACCACTGCTCACCTCCTGCCTGCTGGCGGGCAAGGTGGCCACCGCCTACGCCGCGCAGCTGGGCACTATGAAGGTGACCGAGCAGATCGATGCGATCACGATGCTGCGCACCGACCCGGTGGAGTACCTGGTGGTGCCGCGGATGATCGCCATGGTGGTGATGGCACCGGTGCAGTGCTTCTTCTTTTTCCTGATGGCGGTGTGGAGCGGCCAGATCACCAGCACAGCGCTTTACAACATTCCACCGGCGGTCTTCTGGACCTCCGTGCGCACCTGGATGGATCCAACGGACCTGCCCTTCATGCTGGTGAAGGCGCTGGTGTTCGGGCTGATCATCGCGGTGATCGCCTGCGGCTGGGGACTGACGACCAAAGGCGGCCCGAAGGAGGTGGGCACCAGCACCACCGGTGCGGTCGTCATGATCCTGATCCTGGTGGCGATCATGGACGTCGTTCTGACCCAGGTGCTGTTCGGCGCATGA